Proteins from a single region of Oreochromis niloticus isolate F11D_XX linkage group LG7, O_niloticus_UMD_NMBU, whole genome shotgun sequence:
- the ppef2b gene encoding serine/threonine-protein phosphatase with EF-hands 2 isoform X3, producing the protein MGCGLRKSEVQQKKCDRVSISVPAATAIRAALLIQRWYRQYVARLEIRRRCTWNIFQSIEYAGQQDQIKLYNFFGFLMDHFTPASSERDLHGQLEDLLLIFYKNGLPSPEKPYVFNGDFVDRGKNSLEILLILFGFLLLYPNDVHLNRGNHEDHIVNLRYGFTKEVLGKYRVHGKKILKLLQKIFSWLPLATVIDHKVLIVHGGISDTTDLNVIARVDRHKYVSALRPPKMTKLAVNGSNSQTMNSRNGDAGVPVDFRRRVRSLTHHSSTPSQGPPRRSLHNLHISHQQMNWSVDDELKKRRRLAGFDQSYGERKKPDSDSDPECEEGIETYEHEWEQMVDLLWSDPMPQNGCIPNEVRGGGCYWGPDVTEEVLGRHNLQLLIRSHECKQDGYEFCHNRRVLTIFSASNYYEVGSNRGAYIRMGADLVPHFVQYQASRTCRELTLRQSVGWTERSALQALRRQLFVHKSDLISAFREFDPNNTGIISPSHWASATESVLKLGLPWRVLRPQLVSSTKNGMVDYQEWIRELSITEPKLEISDTSLLETMYKNHSNLETIFRIIDTDHSGLISYEEFRQTWKLLSSHLKTEISDDVIANLAQSIDFNKDGSIDINEFMEAFRLVDLSAHS; encoded by the exons ATGGGCTGTGGCCTGAGAAAATCAGAAGTACAGCAGAAGAAATGTGACAGAG TGAGCATCTCAGTCCCAG CTGCCACTG CAATCAGAGCGGCTTTATTGATTCAGCGCTGGTATCGGCAGTATGTTGCCCGGCTGGAGATCAGACGCAGGTGCACGTGGAACATCTTCCAGTCTATTGAATATGCAGGACAACAAGATCAGATCAAG CTGTACAATTTTTTTGGCTTCTTGATGGACCACTTCACCCCAGCCAGCAGTGAAA GAGACCTCCATGGGCAGCTAGAAGATCTGCTATTGATATTCTATAAA AATGGTTTGCCATCTCCTGAGAAACCGTATGTGTTCAATGGGGACTTTGTGGATCGTGGCAAAAACTCCTTGGAGATTCTGCTCATCCTGTTTGGGTTCCTGCTACTCTACCCCAATGATGTTCATTTAAACAGAGGGAACCATGAGGACCACATTGTTAACCTAAG ATATGGCTTTACTAAAGAGGTTTTGGGAAAATATAGG GTGCACGGCAAGAAGATCCTGAAGCTTCTCCAAAAGATCTTCAGCTGGCTACCTCTGGCTACTGTGATTGATCACAAGGTGCTGATTGTGCATGGAGGGATCTCTGACACAACAGACCTGAACGTAATAGCCAGAGTGGACAGACACAAA TATGTGTCAGCCCTCAGACCTCCAAAGATGACTAAACTAGCAGTGAACGGCAGCAACAGCCAGACGATGAACAGCAGGAACGGAGACGCCGGCGTTCCAGTGGACTTTCGACGTCGGGTGCGATCTCTGACTCACCACAGCTCAACCCCATCTCAAGGCCCCCCACGACGTTCACTACATAACCTGCACATCAGCCATCAGCAAATGAACTGGTCCGTGGATGACGAGCTGAAGAAAAGACGTAGGTTGGCTGGGTTTGACCAGTCATATGGAGAAAGGAAGAAGCCAGACTCTGACTCAGACCCAGAGTGTGAAGAAGGAATAGAGACCTACGAGCATGAGTGGGAACAA ATGGTAGACCTGTTGTGGAGTGATCCTATGCCCCAAAATGGCTGCATTCCCAATGAAGTGAGAGGTGGAGGCTGCTACTGGGGCCCAGATGTCACAGAGGAGGTTCTCGGAAGACACAACCTGCAGCTCCTCATCCGCTCCCATGAATGCAAACAGGATGGCTATGAGTTCTGCCACAACCGCAGG GTACTAACAATTTTTTCGGCTTCAAATTACTATGAGGTGGGCAGCAATAGAGGAGCCTATATAAGAATGGGAGCTGATCTGGTCCCTCACTTCGTTCAGTATCAGGCCAGCAGGACTTGCAGAGAGCTCACACTGAGACAAAG TGTTGGCTGGACAGAGAGATCAGCTCTACAAGCTCTGAGGCGACAGCTGTTCGTACACAAGTCAGATCTCATCAGTGCCTTCCGAGAGTTTGATCCCAACAACACAG GGATAATCTCTCCAAGTCACTGGGCAAGTGCCACAGAGAGCGTGCTGAAGCTGGGTTTGCCTTGGAGAGTGCTGCGCCCACAGCTTGTAAGCAGCACCAAGAATGGCATGGTGGACTATCAGGAGTGGATAAGGGAGCTCTCCATCACTGAGCCCAAACTAGAG ATATCAGATACCAGCCTACTGGAGACGATGTACAAAAACCACTCCAACTTGGAAACTATCTTTCGAATCATAGACACAGATCACTCAG GTTTGATCTCTTACGAGGAATTTCGTCAAACCTGGAAACTCCTGAGCTCTCATCTCAAGACAGAGATCAGTGATGATGTCATTGCAAACCTGGCCCAGAGCATCGATTTTAACAAGGACGGAAGCATCGATATTAATGAGTTCATGGAGGCTTTCCGTCTGGTGGACCTCTCTGCACATTCCTGA
- the ppef2b gene encoding serine/threonine-protein phosphatase with EF-hands 2 isoform X1: MGCGLRKSEVQQKKCDRVSISVPAATAIRAALLIQRWYRQYVARLEIRRRCTWNIFQSIEYAGQQDQIKLYNFFGFLMDHFTPASSERNLISHIFRENEICRDAEWERYFCYKSIDVPDSYTGPHLTFPMTFCGVSKLVEAFKHKQQLHARYVLQILGETWRLLRILPNISHLSSCHTKEITICGDLHGQLEDLLLIFYKNGLPSPEKPYVFNGDFVDRGKNSLEILLILFGFLLLYPNDVHLNRGNHEDHIVNLRYGFTKEVLGKYRVHGKKILKLLQKIFSWLPLATVIDHKVLIVHGGISDTTDLNVIARVDRHKYVSALRPPKMTKLAVNGSNSQTMNSRNGDAGVPVDFRRRVRSLTHHSSTPSQGPPRRSLHNLHISHQQMNWSVDDELKKRRRLAGFDQSYGERKKPDSDSDPECEEGIETYEHEWEQMVDLLWSDPMPQNGCIPNEVRGGGCYWGPDVTEEVLGRHNLQLLIRSHECKQDGYEFCHNRRVLTIFSASNYYEVGSNRGAYIRMGADLVPHFVQYQASRTCRELTLRQSVGWTERSALQALRRQLFVHKSDLISAFREFDPNNTGIISPSHWASATESVLKLGLPWRVLRPQLVSSTKNGMVDYQEWIRELSITEPKLEISDTSLLETMYKNHSNLETIFRIIDTDHSGLISYEEFRQTWKLLSSHLKTEISDDVIANLAQSIDFNKDGSIDINEFMEAFRLVDLSAHS; the protein is encoded by the exons ATGGGCTGTGGCCTGAGAAAATCAGAAGTACAGCAGAAGAAATGTGACAGAG TGAGCATCTCAGTCCCAG CTGCCACTG CAATCAGAGCGGCTTTATTGATTCAGCGCTGGTATCGGCAGTATGTTGCCCGGCTGGAGATCAGACGCAGGTGCACGTGGAACATCTTCCAGTCTATTGAATATGCAGGACAACAAGATCAGATCAAG CTGTACAATTTTTTTGGCTTCTTGATGGACCACTTCACCCCAGCCAGCAGTGAAA GAAATCTAATTTCTCACATCTTTCGTGAGAACGAAATCTGCCGTGATGCAGAATGGGAAAGATATTTTTGCTACAAGAGTATAGATGTACCTGACAGCTACACGGGGCCCCACCTGACCTTCCCCATGACGTTCTGCGGAGTGTCAAAGCTTGTGGAGGCTTTTAAGCACAAGCAA CAGCTCCATGCACGATATGTTCTGCAGATTCTTGGGGAGACTTGGAGACTTCTAAGAATTCTTCCAAACATCAGTCATCTCTCCTCCTGTCACACCAAGGAGATTACTATATGTG GAGACCTCCATGGGCAGCTAGAAGATCTGCTATTGATATTCTATAAA AATGGTTTGCCATCTCCTGAGAAACCGTATGTGTTCAATGGGGACTTTGTGGATCGTGGCAAAAACTCCTTGGAGATTCTGCTCATCCTGTTTGGGTTCCTGCTACTCTACCCCAATGATGTTCATTTAAACAGAGGGAACCATGAGGACCACATTGTTAACCTAAG ATATGGCTTTACTAAAGAGGTTTTGGGAAAATATAGG GTGCACGGCAAGAAGATCCTGAAGCTTCTCCAAAAGATCTTCAGCTGGCTACCTCTGGCTACTGTGATTGATCACAAGGTGCTGATTGTGCATGGAGGGATCTCTGACACAACAGACCTGAACGTAATAGCCAGAGTGGACAGACACAAA TATGTGTCAGCCCTCAGACCTCCAAAGATGACTAAACTAGCAGTGAACGGCAGCAACAGCCAGACGATGAACAGCAGGAACGGAGACGCCGGCGTTCCAGTGGACTTTCGACGTCGGGTGCGATCTCTGACTCACCACAGCTCAACCCCATCTCAAGGCCCCCCACGACGTTCACTACATAACCTGCACATCAGCCATCAGCAAATGAACTGGTCCGTGGATGACGAGCTGAAGAAAAGACGTAGGTTGGCTGGGTTTGACCAGTCATATGGAGAAAGGAAGAAGCCAGACTCTGACTCAGACCCAGAGTGTGAAGAAGGAATAGAGACCTACGAGCATGAGTGGGAACAA ATGGTAGACCTGTTGTGGAGTGATCCTATGCCCCAAAATGGCTGCATTCCCAATGAAGTGAGAGGTGGAGGCTGCTACTGGGGCCCAGATGTCACAGAGGAGGTTCTCGGAAGACACAACCTGCAGCTCCTCATCCGCTCCCATGAATGCAAACAGGATGGCTATGAGTTCTGCCACAACCGCAGG GTACTAACAATTTTTTCGGCTTCAAATTACTATGAGGTGGGCAGCAATAGAGGAGCCTATATAAGAATGGGAGCTGATCTGGTCCCTCACTTCGTTCAGTATCAGGCCAGCAGGACTTGCAGAGAGCTCACACTGAGACAAAG TGTTGGCTGGACAGAGAGATCAGCTCTACAAGCTCTGAGGCGACAGCTGTTCGTACACAAGTCAGATCTCATCAGTGCCTTCCGAGAGTTTGATCCCAACAACACAG GGATAATCTCTCCAAGTCACTGGGCAAGTGCCACAGAGAGCGTGCTGAAGCTGGGTTTGCCTTGGAGAGTGCTGCGCCCACAGCTTGTAAGCAGCACCAAGAATGGCATGGTGGACTATCAGGAGTGGATAAGGGAGCTCTCCATCACTGAGCCCAAACTAGAG ATATCAGATACCAGCCTACTGGAGACGATGTACAAAAACCACTCCAACTTGGAAACTATCTTTCGAATCATAGACACAGATCACTCAG GTTTGATCTCTTACGAGGAATTTCGTCAAACCTGGAAACTCCTGAGCTCTCATCTCAAGACAGAGATCAGTGATGATGTCATTGCAAACCTGGCCCAGAGCATCGATTTTAACAAGGACGGAAGCATCGATATTAATGAGTTCATGGAGGCTTTCCGTCTGGTGGACCTCTCTGCACATTCCTGA
- the gsdf gene encoding gonadal somatic cell derived factor precursor has translation MAFPFIVMTLLLGSSMMMAFVLDPSRKEPEAAVLGDRCQGESWQSIRKNLLRVLNLQTEPQLPAGALDSVREQWNRTFSIVSHTAKHTATPAVPGYSASADNGNSASLKCCSIASEIFMKDLGWDSWVIHPLSLTYVQCATCNSAMTTVQCPSSQVNVQDANTQDQVPCCRPTSQEEVPIVYMDGSSAIVMSSMQLTRSCGCELGNSEDRGKE, from the exons ATGGCCTTTCCATTCATTGTCATGACATTACTTTTGGGCTCTTCCATGATGATGGCATTTGTCTTGGATCCATCCAGGAAAGAACCCGAAGCTGCCGTCTTAGGTGACAG GTGCCAAGGTGAGTCATGGCAGTCCATCAGAAAGAACCTCCTTAGGGTTCTGAACTTGCAGACTGAGCCGCAGCTACCTGCCGGTGCACTGGACAGTGTCAGAGAGCAGTGGAACCGAACCTTCAGCATCGTTTCTCACACAGCCAAGCATACTGCAA CCCCAGCAGTCCCAGGCTACTCTGCATCAGCTGATAATGGAAACAGTGCGAGCCTGAAGTGTTGTTCCATTGCCTCAGAGATCTTCATGAAAG ATCTGGGCTGGGACAGCTGGGTGATCCACCCGTTGAGTCTTACCTATGTTCAGTGCGCAACCTGCAACTCTGCCATGACCACTGTTCAATGTCCATCATCCCAAGTAAATGTCCAGGATGCCAACACACAG GACCAGGTGCCATGCTGTCGGCCCACCTCCCAAGAAGAGGTGCCCATAGTCTATATGGATGGATCCAGCGCCATTGTCATGTCCTCCATGCAGCTGACCCGCAGTTGTGGCTGTGAGCTGGGCAACTCTGAGGATCGTGGCAAGGAGTAG
- the ppef2b gene encoding serine/threonine-protein phosphatase with EF-hands 2 isoform X2, whose translation MGCGLRKSEVQQKKCDRVSISVPAIRAALLIQRWYRQYVARLEIRRRCTWNIFQSIEYAGQQDQIKLYNFFGFLMDHFTPASSERNLISHIFRENEICRDAEWERYFCYKSIDVPDSYTGPHLTFPMTFCGVSKLVEAFKHKQQLHARYVLQILGETWRLLRILPNISHLSSCHTKEITICGDLHGQLEDLLLIFYKNGLPSPEKPYVFNGDFVDRGKNSLEILLILFGFLLLYPNDVHLNRGNHEDHIVNLRYGFTKEVLGKYRVHGKKILKLLQKIFSWLPLATVIDHKVLIVHGGISDTTDLNVIARVDRHKYVSALRPPKMTKLAVNGSNSQTMNSRNGDAGVPVDFRRRVRSLTHHSSTPSQGPPRRSLHNLHISHQQMNWSVDDELKKRRRLAGFDQSYGERKKPDSDSDPECEEGIETYEHEWEQMVDLLWSDPMPQNGCIPNEVRGGGCYWGPDVTEEVLGRHNLQLLIRSHECKQDGYEFCHNRRVLTIFSASNYYEVGSNRGAYIRMGADLVPHFVQYQASRTCRELTLRQSVGWTERSALQALRRQLFVHKSDLISAFREFDPNNTGIISPSHWASATESVLKLGLPWRVLRPQLVSSTKNGMVDYQEWIRELSITEPKLEISDTSLLETMYKNHSNLETIFRIIDTDHSGLISYEEFRQTWKLLSSHLKTEISDDVIANLAQSIDFNKDGSIDINEFMEAFRLVDLSAHS comes from the exons ATGGGCTGTGGCCTGAGAAAATCAGAAGTACAGCAGAAGAAATGTGACAGAG TGAGCATCTCAGTCCCAG CAATCAGAGCGGCTTTATTGATTCAGCGCTGGTATCGGCAGTATGTTGCCCGGCTGGAGATCAGACGCAGGTGCACGTGGAACATCTTCCAGTCTATTGAATATGCAGGACAACAAGATCAGATCAAG CTGTACAATTTTTTTGGCTTCTTGATGGACCACTTCACCCCAGCCAGCAGTGAAA GAAATCTAATTTCTCACATCTTTCGTGAGAACGAAATCTGCCGTGATGCAGAATGGGAAAGATATTTTTGCTACAAGAGTATAGATGTACCTGACAGCTACACGGGGCCCCACCTGACCTTCCCCATGACGTTCTGCGGAGTGTCAAAGCTTGTGGAGGCTTTTAAGCACAAGCAA CAGCTCCATGCACGATATGTTCTGCAGATTCTTGGGGAGACTTGGAGACTTCTAAGAATTCTTCCAAACATCAGTCATCTCTCCTCCTGTCACACCAAGGAGATTACTATATGTG GAGACCTCCATGGGCAGCTAGAAGATCTGCTATTGATATTCTATAAA AATGGTTTGCCATCTCCTGAGAAACCGTATGTGTTCAATGGGGACTTTGTGGATCGTGGCAAAAACTCCTTGGAGATTCTGCTCATCCTGTTTGGGTTCCTGCTACTCTACCCCAATGATGTTCATTTAAACAGAGGGAACCATGAGGACCACATTGTTAACCTAAG ATATGGCTTTACTAAAGAGGTTTTGGGAAAATATAGG GTGCACGGCAAGAAGATCCTGAAGCTTCTCCAAAAGATCTTCAGCTGGCTACCTCTGGCTACTGTGATTGATCACAAGGTGCTGATTGTGCATGGAGGGATCTCTGACACAACAGACCTGAACGTAATAGCCAGAGTGGACAGACACAAA TATGTGTCAGCCCTCAGACCTCCAAAGATGACTAAACTAGCAGTGAACGGCAGCAACAGCCAGACGATGAACAGCAGGAACGGAGACGCCGGCGTTCCAGTGGACTTTCGACGTCGGGTGCGATCTCTGACTCACCACAGCTCAACCCCATCTCAAGGCCCCCCACGACGTTCACTACATAACCTGCACATCAGCCATCAGCAAATGAACTGGTCCGTGGATGACGAGCTGAAGAAAAGACGTAGGTTGGCTGGGTTTGACCAGTCATATGGAGAAAGGAAGAAGCCAGACTCTGACTCAGACCCAGAGTGTGAAGAAGGAATAGAGACCTACGAGCATGAGTGGGAACAA ATGGTAGACCTGTTGTGGAGTGATCCTATGCCCCAAAATGGCTGCATTCCCAATGAAGTGAGAGGTGGAGGCTGCTACTGGGGCCCAGATGTCACAGAGGAGGTTCTCGGAAGACACAACCTGCAGCTCCTCATCCGCTCCCATGAATGCAAACAGGATGGCTATGAGTTCTGCCACAACCGCAGG GTACTAACAATTTTTTCGGCTTCAAATTACTATGAGGTGGGCAGCAATAGAGGAGCCTATATAAGAATGGGAGCTGATCTGGTCCCTCACTTCGTTCAGTATCAGGCCAGCAGGACTTGCAGAGAGCTCACACTGAGACAAAG TGTTGGCTGGACAGAGAGATCAGCTCTACAAGCTCTGAGGCGACAGCTGTTCGTACACAAGTCAGATCTCATCAGTGCCTTCCGAGAGTTTGATCCCAACAACACAG GGATAATCTCTCCAAGTCACTGGGCAAGTGCCACAGAGAGCGTGCTGAAGCTGGGTTTGCCTTGGAGAGTGCTGCGCCCACAGCTTGTAAGCAGCACCAAGAATGGCATGGTGGACTATCAGGAGTGGATAAGGGAGCTCTCCATCACTGAGCCCAAACTAGAG ATATCAGATACCAGCCTACTGGAGACGATGTACAAAAACCACTCCAACTTGGAAACTATCTTTCGAATCATAGACACAGATCACTCAG GTTTGATCTCTTACGAGGAATTTCGTCAAACCTGGAAACTCCTGAGCTCTCATCTCAAGACAGAGATCAGTGATGATGTCATTGCAAACCTGGCCCAGAGCATCGATTTTAACAAGGACGGAAGCATCGATATTAATGAGTTCATGGAGGCTTTCCGTCTGGTGGACCTCTCTGCACATTCCTGA